In Phaseolus vulgaris cultivar G19833 chromosome 7, P. vulgaris v2.0, whole genome shotgun sequence, the genomic stretch ttttttacacaattaaataaaatacatatacGACACATTAATATAAATCAAATTAGACGTACTCAAACTTAACCATAACACATattaacatttaataaaaaaaactattttagtattaaataatttataaaaccAACAAATCTTAAAAATTCATTcacatatatattaataataaattaattaaataattaaaaataataatttagtacgtattatataatttgtcaaaaaaaattattacaatttaaaaaaaatacattactcaattaaataatttgctaaataatttttgtaccaaatttatttttaattacttttttttattaattattaaattaatcaaataattattccttacaaattttgttaattatataaaatcaatttttaaaattatatagttttctatataaatcttattaaaaaattcattcaccacatatattaattattatttttattaaatcaaaattattaaataattgaaaaccAAAAATACTTACAAATAAATTGTACATGCAAAATACGACTTATGTGTACTTCCATTTTGTGTTCATGCAGAACACGACTTATTTGTGTTCATGCAGAACACGACTTATGTGTACTTTGATTTTGCGTGCTCATGCAGAACATGACTTATGTGTACTTAGATTTTGCGTGTTCATGCAGAACACGATTTATGTGTGCTCGCACTTTACAGTAAATATGTAACCGTCACTGACaacttttttcttaattaaactCATGCTTAGAGGTATGAATTTCTCATTGATACATACTATACCAAAGTCGTGTTGTTAAACCTTAatttcacttaaaaaaaattcaagattaGAAATTGTGGAAATTAAACATAACTTCTTTGTTTGAAGTTGTTCAACTCAAACACAACTTACCCTAAGTAAAATTTGATTTGCCCATTATACgtaattaaaatttgttttgcCCATTGTGATAAATTCTGGGAAAAGTTGCACCATTTGATGCAAAAACCTAGATAGGATCTAGCTCTCATAAGAGATTCTTAAATATCAATGTTTCTACCAAATCTGAAGCCTCCCAACctgtatattttcttttatcaaatggcaacctatatatttaatattccTGCTTCTGTCCATTAAGTAGAGTTACACACTATTTGCCACAGATATCAAGGACACCTTAATTACACACGTCCAAATTTATACGAACTACATATGATAAATGCAAGagtgaaaaaacaaaattagttACAATGTTAATTAATTCGTATTCAGCCATaagatttaattttgtttacgTAATTTAATAGGAGGAGGAAAGTCACATGCTATATGAGAAGTTGGGAAAACATAAGAAGTTGTGTATGTGTGTTTGGGTGGTGTTAGTAACAGAATATTTTGCTATTTTGGGGGAAATGGTAACTAGAAGGGGAGAAGATAGAATGAAAAAAGGAGGAGGTTGGAATAAACAGTTAAGGAATAGTGATACATGTTATTACCAAAGTAAACAGTAATAATCTGGGAGACTTGAAGTCAAATATGTGAATGACACACAAGCACACACACGGCACAAGAAGCGTTGGTTTGTTAGTAGTGTGTGTATGGCGTGTGTATTGCTTTGCTTCTCCTTCTCTTTCTCTTCATGCTCTCTTTTCCTTGTCTCGCTCTAACACCAACAACACCCAAAACCAACAACGACAACAACATTGGACGGTGCCCGGTTCATCTTTACGTAGTTTTTGTGCCAACAATCGAACCCCATCTGGGGATTTGGCCCCCAAAAGCCGCCACTTGAATTCCCTGCCCAGATCCATATCGGTTCCACGTCGAATCCAACAGGGACAAAACCACCGTGGTGTGCTGTGATTTACTTGGCAGGATTGGAATGCaaagttaattaatttattcGTTATCGTAGCGATGGTGTCGAGCCAGGTAGTGAAAGTGAAGAGAAATACGCTACGACCATGCATGACATGCCCTCTCTGCCATAACTTATACAAAGATGCCACCACCATCTCTCTCTGCCTTCACACCTGTTCGTCTCTCTTACCCTTCGATTTCTGTGCTCTTTTGATTTCTATGCTgctcatgatttttttttccggaTTTTGACGTTGCTCAAGTTTACCTACCCCGCAATCTGCAATGCATTGCTCTTTCTTTAATCCCTCTGGGTTCTTGCTCATCCTTGTTCTTGTTCTCTAATTTATATCCAATTGCCTGGATTTTCATGATTTGGGTTTTCAATGCGCTTGTTTGATACTTGTGATTGGTGATTTCGATGATCTGGTTTCCTACGAAACCTTCGTCTTAGATTACTGCTGTAGCGTGAAGAGAACGTTAAATAATTGTTTTGTGGCTTTGGTAGAGCAATAAGATTGACATGATAGCTGGGCTTACACGGCTAACTTTTCTGTATGTGGTTTATTGGTTGTTTGGATTTCTGTGATTTCACGGGTAAGGAATGGAATCGTCCTAATTGTGTTTTGAGGTGGCGTACTGTTGTGAAGTTTTTTGAGGATACGATGGACTTTCATGATATGTTTGTTTGGTAATTCGAGCACCGTGTGATGTTTATGACATTCCTGAATCACACACTTACGTCTTCTTGCTTGCACATGTTTTGAGTTCATTTGTGGACTCTTGCAAGGATCTTCTGTGCAATTCACTGAAGTATCACTCGAACACCAGTTTGCAGGAAGTGCATATATGATAAACTATCGGATGAGGAGATGGATTGCTGTCCTGTGTGCAACATTGATTTAGGCTGCCTTCCGGTGGAAAAGCTCAGGTCGGTTGGTCTTTATTTGGCAACTTAATATTGCATTTTGTGCAATTTATGATTTCTTTTGAACTGGACTGAACTAACATTCTGCTGGAATTTCTCGTTGGGGATGCATTAATATCTGTTAACTTTGTCTATTCTGTTTCGTCTTCTCCTCGTGATCAATCTCtacctttttctttcttattataaAACCTATTTATCTGGTGTGAGCGAATGAAGGTTGTGGTCTGGAATATCTCTCACTGTGTCTTGCAAATTGTCATCACTGAACTTATTCTCTTTCTTTAAGTAGGATCTATACTTTTCTCTTCCCTACTTTAAGATATGTTaatcacatatatatataagttgCACCTGTCTTGAATTTTGTCACAGATAATTGTTTAACTGTTGACCTAAAGAATTCAGATACAGAATTCtgtataataaaaatagtatCTATTATATTGTAGAAGACACCCTTCATCCTAAAGTCTAAAGACTGCCAATAGCTTAACATTTTCAACTGAGATTGAATCTTATATGTGAATTTCATTTGCAGCTCGTGACATTTGGTGAAGActgatattttaatataatagatCTTCAATATGAAACTCAGATTGACGTCTTCCCACATCTTCAAGCATTTTAGATTTGAATGAGTTATTCTTAGAGGCTGCATGAATAAATTATTTCTGTAGATTTATATAAAAACGCAGTTTAGTAAATTTGTTGGAAGTTTGCAAAATAATCATGGATTCCTATTGATTATATACAGGCCAGACCATAATTTGCAAGATATAAGGGCAAAAATTTTCCCGTTTAGAAGAAAAAAGATCAAGGCCCAGGAACCTTTGTCTTCAATATCATTGCCAACTAAAAGGAAGGAAAGATCACTTTCATCATTGGTAGTCAGTGCCCCCAAAGTTTCAATGCAACCCGGCTTTACAGGAAAGAGAACTAAAACCAGTACAAGAAAGGCTGCTGCTTTACGTGGATGCAGTTTTCTTCTTGAAGAATCCATAAAGAAGGAAGAAACAAATGGTGAAGATAATACGGTAAGCTCAATTTTACTGGATTCGTGAaccttttttaaaatgtaagtaAGATGCGGGCTGTTGGGGCAACAGGAACTGGTGTTAAGTTTTCTATTTGTGTTTTGGACTTCTTCTGGTTTTTATGTGGCATTAATTAAGTCTCAGTTTTAAGTGATAATGGTTATGTAAGTCATGCACAATGTGATCATGGTTATGTAAGTCATGCACAATGTGATCATGGTCATGTATAATCATTGGTTCCTTATATGGTTGTAGGATTCTTTCATGGCTGAGCCTTCTAAAAAGCATAAGCCTAATGAAGATAAAGAGAACAGTGTGGAACATGCAGAAGGGAAGGTTGATCTCTGGACACCACTGAACTGTCTTGTTGAAGCTGCCAACAGAACAAAGTCCTCCAGGTCAAATTCACAAGCAACTGCTGTTGCCAAATTAGAGTCCCTAGTTACTCCTCATGGTGGACAAAATATACCTGAAATTACAACCAAAACAGACCTACCTGCTTCTGTCCAGAGTGAACTAAACATTCCAAAATCCAAAAATAAGGATACTGGACATAAAACATTATTTGGGGACGACAAGGATGCAAACAGCTTGCCTTCAGGACCAGTGAAGAGAAGAAGGTTGCGTCCTGCTGGTCAGAAAAGAGTTGCAGCATCTGAGATGTCTGCCTCATCCCCAGCTCCACTAAATGCAACAGGGAGCAAAAGCAATAGAAAAAACAGTCCTATTTGGTTTTCATTGGTTGCTTCAGAGGACCAGTAAGTCTTTTTATATACAACAATCATATTACTTACACAATGTTGAGCTTCTGTGGTCATTAAAGAATTGATTTTATTGTTCAGGAAAGGAGATGTTCCCTTGCCACAGATCTCAGCATGTTATTTAAGAATAAAGTAATTCTTCTGATCTCATGCCATTTTGTTtgtctaattattttatttatttattttgaatttaaagtttttctttggCTAGGACTATGACTTTGGCCTGTGAATTGAATAGAATATAACTTCTTCTCATTTTGGTGTCAAAATTAAGCTAACAGAGAATAATAAGATATAAAAAGTGCGTTTTATACGCTCTATCATGAGTTCACAAGCTTTAAGGATTATATTGGAAcccaagaaaaaaatatgttactGCAATCAAAGATATGACTGACAGATGTTCAGGCAAACACTCCCATCTTGTATTCTATGAAAGTTCAGGATGCAAAtagtaaaaaattaatgtttcaaattttataacttaGTTTTAGACTTACTCATTTCCTCAGAACAACCATAGATTCAAAAATAAGCAAATTAGTGATAATTGTTTTACAGCTTGTTTGGTTTCACTCCGCACAGGAACACATAAGGGACTCGGAAATCCAAAGCTAATCTGTTTAGCTTCTCCCTTTTTGTGGCTTTTTGTGGGAATCAAACGTGACACTTTTGTGACGCAAAATCAAACAAGCTATAAGTCATATGTCAATTTCATTTTGCTGTGCTATTCTAGGTAGCAGATGCACAGATTGGTGATTATTGTCTGAATCACAGTTTTAGGGAAGGAAAACTTAACTTCCATTTTGAATAATTTGAAATGCTTTGACTTTTCTGGCTTTCATTGTATTGTTGTTTtatccctttctttttctttcctaGTTTTCTTAAATATATTCCCTTTTTTATGATAAGAATTTATTAGTGATGATTATGTAATTCTTTGTTTCTGAGCTCATCACAGGGATGGTACTGTGCCCGTCTCATTTATTCAAAAGTACCTTGTGAAGAAACTTAATCTTTCCAGTGAAGCAGAGGTTAGTAAATTATAATCACTATCTAAAAAGGAATTTCCCGCACGTTCTCTCTCCTctctttttttctaattaattttgGTTTAAGGATGTAATTATACAGAAAGTTTGTGGTCCTAAATTATTTGCTGAATAAGGTTGTCTAGAGAAATTATAGGAAACCAAGAGCACAGCGCTGTCCTTGTTGGCATTGGCTGAGGCTATTACAAGAGTAGAGTACAACTATGAAGCCTAGAATTTATGGGCTGTCTGAGAATTTTACTAAGCTTTGTATGCTTCTAGATAGTAAAAGACAGTAAATATTACAAATGCACACAACTGCTGACACGAGTCCATGCACCCACATGTAGAGAGAGTGAAACTATTGGAAACAAATTTCTTGGGTTAAAGTTACCAAGTAGGCACTAAGAACTGAATTAACATTGAAGATACTGAAAATAGGACAATACCTGAAATTCGCATATATTGATCTCAAGTTTTGTTGTCTCCTATGCATCTCTGTTCCTAAGGTCCAGTTGCATCAGATATAGCTATAGATAAACCACCACATTATAATGGGAAGATCTATGTGAATTTTAATAGCCTTATGATTTGCATGTTATTGAACCTTCAGTTGTCATAAGATTGAACTTATTAACAAATTTAGTTTTCAGAGCAAAAGAAATAATTGAAGTTTTACGTAAGCAAAATCTGGGTGCTATATATTGTTAGTGTTTGTAATTTGCACAGGTGGAAATAATGTGTCGGGGTCAGACAGTGCTCCCATCATTACAACTGCATAATTTAGTAGATCTATGGTTCCGGACAGCCTCAACCTCAAAGAGGATACCAGCATCAGTAGGGTCCTCAGCCAAAGATTTTGTGATGGTTTTATCGTATTGTCGAAAGGCCTTGTCCTCTTGACTATGTATATTATTTTCCTCCTTATTCAACTGTTTCGATAACATATTACTGCCTAGAGATTTGTTCATTTTGGCGAGGAATCTGTACCATTTTGTTTTGCTAGTGACTGAGTATGTGCAGCcaccatttttattatttctgtTTCATTTACTGTTATTCTTTCCATCATCTAACATTTAATATTTCCCTTTTGTCAAATCATGTTTCCCCCTTTGTAAGCATCAAATGAGAGTGGTTATAACTTATAAGTCAGAAACAATGTTACGCCCACTTCAACTGTGTTAGTTGcattttttatac encodes the following:
- the LOC137829923 gene encoding E3 ubiquitin protein ligase DRIP2-like, translating into MVSSQVVKVKRNTLRPCMTCPLCHNLYKDATTISLCLHTFCRKCIYDKLSDEEMDCCPVCNIDLGCLPVEKLRPDHNLQDIRAKIFPFRRKKIKAQEPLSSISLPTKRKERSLSSLVVSAPKVSMQPGFTGKRTKTSTRKAAALRGCSFLLEESIKKEETNGEDNTDSFMAEPSKKHKPNEDKENSVEHAEGKVDLWTPLNCLVEAANRTKSSRSNSQATAVAKLESLVTPHGGQNIPEITTKTDLPASVQSELNIPKSKNKDTGHKTLFGDDKDANSLPSGPVKRRRLRPAGQKRVAASEMSASSPAPLNATGSKSNRKNSPIWFSLVASEDQKGDVPLPQISACYLRIKDGTVPVSFIQKYLVKKLNLSSEAEVEIMCRGQTVLPSLQLHNLVDLWFRTASTSKRIPASVGSSAKDFVMVLSYCRKALSS